Below is a genomic region from Sinobacterium norvegicum.
AATCGATAAGGGCCAGCCGCTTTTTTTAGCAATCGTTAAAAATTTAATATCTTCATCGCCTGCGATAAATAATCTTTCCACTTGCTGCAGCTGCATCGAATCAAGAAAACACGATTGTTTTGCCAGTGAGGTAGCCCTCAGCATCTTGGCGATTGCTGGACCATTATTATACTGACGGGAACGCACGGCTTTGTTCTGATCTGCAGCATTAAGGGATTTAAATACCGGCTGTCGATACCAATCACGGAGCACCGTGACAATATCCTCAGAGTCAAAACGTTGCCCCCAGGAAAGATCGTTCTGCCAGCGCTGCTCTTTTTCCATATTATCGATTAAGCCGGTATTACCATTTTCAATCACTATAGCCATCAATTTTTTATCAGCACTATTGGCCGCATAATCCATCACTAGGCGCGCCCCCAATGAGTAGCCAACCAATATATAGCGAGAGAGTGAAGCCAACACAGGTGCCAACAATATGCGAAAGTGGGCAAAATCATCAACCGTTATATCGACACTATCACCATGACCGGGCAAGTCGACGGAAATACAGTGGTAGCGTTTCCCAAGCGCGGTAATCACGGGTATAAAATCTGACGAAGAACCGAGCAAACCGTGGAGAAAAACCAAGGTTATATCATCAGCCTTCGATGTATGAGAAGAATTGGTCAACGTTGTTAACCGTATATTAGTCATCGTCGGATCCCACGAGATCGGCAATTTTTTGGCGTAGCCGCTGCATCATGACGACGGCACCATGTTCGGGAACCACAGCTTCGATAACCGTTGTTTGATTGCGTCCAAGGGCCGAGGTCACAGCCTCT
It encodes:
- the menH gene encoding 2-succinyl-6-hydroxy-2,4-cyclohexadiene-1-carboxylate synthase — its product is MTNIRLTTLTNSSHTSKADDITLVFLHGLLGSSSDFIPVITALGKRYHCISVDLPGHGDSVDITVDDFAHFRILLAPVLASLSRYILVGYSLGARLVMDYAANSADKKLMAIVIENGNTGLIDNMEKEQRWQNDLSWGQRFDSEDIVTVLRDWYRQPVFKSLNAADQNKAVRSRQYNNGPAIAKMLRATSLAKQSCFLDSMQLQQVERLFIAGDEDIKFLTIAKKSGWPLSIVVGAGHNVHHQFPERFGAIIENYIERLNFKKVDTTNG